One Xiphophorus maculatus strain JP 163 A chromosome 10, X_maculatus-5.0-male, whole genome shotgun sequence genomic region harbors:
- the LOC102227888 gene encoding RUN domain-containing protein 3A-like — MEPGYVQAAMAMAEVSKRVSARNVAVERKNLLTVCRFSVKTLLEKYTAEPIDDSSEEFINFAAVLEHILSHRFKGSSSWFDGQRSYWDYIRLACAKVPNSCISSIESMENINTSRAKGRAWMRVALMEKRLSEYIATALRDSRTTRRFYSEGAIMLREEATVLTGMLIGVGAIDFSFCLKGEALDGKSPAVIDYTPYLKFTQSYEYLSDDDQRSVDSSASDDSLPEHPYVPLVTDDESWSTKCRKMEQRFKIVNAQKGYLEELVRLRESQLKNTETENKKLKSQLEEIQSQSQQEKKELEDVILELQEQLTSLIPCDSNHLAKDLPIPLINQWPTLDPYNIQEDMKLFRRRSFPSTELLSVEVSLDSDSQRIEGKQNGGTWCTGKDYTPSMMGLCGSLTSLPSTKSLASFKSSECLVNISTENSPALSPS, encoded by the exons ATGGAGCCCGGATATGTGCAAGCAGCGATGGCGATGGCAGAAGTGTCGAAGAGGGTGTCGGCTCGAAACGTGGCGGTGGAGAGAAAAAACCTCCTCACGGTCTGCAG GTTTTCCGTTAAGACTCTGTTAGAGAAATACACTGCCGAGCCCATCGATGATTCATCCGAAGAGTTCATAAATTTTGCAGCAGTCCTTGAACACATCCTCAGCCACCGTTTTAAAG gctCTAGTAGCTGGTTTGACGGTCAGAGGAGTTATTGGGACTACATCCGCCTGGCATGTGCTAAAGTCCCCAACAGCTGCATCAGCAGCATTGAAAGCATGGAAAACATCAACACATCTCGAGCGAAA GGTCGAGCCTGGATGAGAGTCGCCCTCATGGAGAAGAGGCTGTCTGAGTACATCGCCACTGCTCTGCGAGACAGCAGGACAACCAG GAGGTTTTACTCAGAAGGAGCCATAATGCTGAGAGAAGAAGCCACAGTGCTAACGGGGATGCTCATTGGGGTGGGAGCCATAGATTTTAG TTTCTGCCTGAAAGGAGAGGCCCTGGACGGGAAATCCCCGGCGGTGATCGACTACACTCCATACTTGAAATTCACACAGAG CTATGAATACTTGAGCGATGATGATCAGCGGAGCGTCGACAGCAGCGCCAGCGACGACAGCCTCCCCGAGCATCCGTACGTCCCGCTGGTCACCGACGACGAGAGCTGGAGCACGAAGTGCCGCAAAATGGAGCAGAGGTTCAAGATCGTCAACGCTCAGAAG GGGTACCTGGAGGAGCTCGTGCGCCTGCGTGAATCTCAGCTGAAGAACACAGAGACGGAGAACAAGAAGCTGAAATCTCAGCTGGAGGAAATTCAGAGCCAAAGCCAACAGGAGAAGAAGGAGCTAGAGGATGTAatcctggagctgcaggagcaACT GACGAGCCTGATTCCATGCGACTCCAACCATCTGGCCAAAGATCTGCCGATCCCCCTCATCAACCAGTGGCCGACCCTTGACCCCTACAACATCCAAGAGGACATGAAGCTTTTCCGCAG GAGGAGTTTCCCGAGCACGGAGCTGCTGTCAGTGGAGGTCAGTCTGGACTCCGACTCCCAGAGGATCGAGGGCAAACAGAACGGAGGAACCTGGTGCACAG GAAAGGACTACACCCCCTCCATGATGGGCCTGTGTGGGTCTTTGACTTCTCTTCCAAGCACCAAATCTCTAGCTAGCTTCAAATCAAGTGAATGTCTGGTTAACATCAGCACAGAGAACAGCCCTGCTCTGTCTCCCAGCTAG